The nucleotide window TTCTGCTAAGCACGGTCATCAGTATACAGCAGAATGTTCATTTTAAAAAGATACCCTGGACGTATACAAATCCTTAAACTCATAATCGTATTAACCAAATAACTGaagtatatattattttaatatcTCAAATAGAAAGTTAATAGCATTTGGCAAAAGTATATTATagaaaactttatttaaaaaaaaaaaaaagttgtactGATATGTAACAATTGAAGAATAAGATTTAACTGTATGTATTAAACAATCCAAGAAAACGTTTACATTTTTACACTTAATTTCAGGATCTCTACAGTGCAGTTTGTATCATATGGAAAAAGATCTTTCTTGTAATAAGGAATCACTTGCCATCTCATCCCAGCTTcatctaaagaaaaaaaaaaacaataaaaaacatttataaCAATTGTTATATTAGCAAAATCCACGTTAAAGAAATGGCAACTTCCTAATTCTGCAACAATGTGACCATTGTAGTcgtatttttaatttaattacaACATACTAAATGCAGTCATTAAGCGTATATTTTAACGGTGATACAATTTGCAGTTAATACATGCGACAGTCTTGCATGTTCACCAGAATAGCAAGTGCATACATTACTACGTGACGATATGTGATATTGACACATAAAGAGTAGAAATACAATCACTACATACTTCTAACCCCCACAATTTGACAAGTGATCTATCATTTGATCCTCCCATTATTCCATTCAATATTTAAAGCCAATTTCACAAATGATCATTCAAACACCAGCTGTGAATCGACCTGTGGAGATACACTCCATTTGGAGATTCGTTGGAGTTTGAAAACAAGCACAGACACCAAGCAAACTTAAAATGATGCTCCAGGCTCGTACAGTACTATGATATGTTTCCTGTAGTTgttatgaagtttagaagtatgTAGTGATGCTTCATAGAGAGCGAGTAGTCTGCGGTAGTTTGGTGTCAATTTCATCAGAACTTTCCACACCAAGTACATTTTCTGCCTAGGGATATTTATACAGTAACTTTAATAAAACTCAGAGTGAATCAAAAGGTTCATGATACTGCCAATGGCACAACAGACTTACCAAGGACTGTCTGAAATAAATTGTACGTCTCTAGGTTGCGAATTGTAGAGGCTACAAACACTTCAAGAATCTTTCCATCTTTTTTGCAGttaaaaagtttttttaataCTTGGGACAATGAGAAGATTATCTCTGGATCGTACACAACATCTAAAAAGAAAGTAATTGGTGTGTCAGACAAAAATCTTAAGCCAATGTTCTAAATCACTGTGGTATTGCTCTTCACTGCTATTCATTACCTGCTACGGTCTTAACCCTATGAGTGTGGGAGGGGCTGCGGCACATTGTGATCATGCGAGATCCACGGGAGCGTTTACTTAATCACAGGTGACGCGACCGGAAGAGGCGGAATCCTCCCCTCCCAATCTAGTCAGACCCAGTTCAGCGCTCCACAGGAACGCAGAACGTGACCTCCCCATGGAAACAAGCAAGATGCCCTCAACATAGCGACTACATCATAGGGCCCTCAGGAGCACCAGACCTTAGGATATGGTAGCTACGGAAtgtggcactcaaggggttaaagtaCCAATCCCCACTACttttattaaatatacaatagTGAACAGTGGGGTGATTGCTGCTATAAAGCATGTTAGCATCTTGGTCCCAGAGCATATCCTGAATTTTAAACTGGTTTAAGAGTATAGCTCCATTTAAACCCCACAGGCACCAAGTATTTATACGCTTATATCTCCAGAACGAAGCATGATTTAAACAAAACACAGCATTGGAAGGGCAAAATGAGATATcttaagctgcagttcaagcaatatcctgcatgtgtttttttttttttaaataaatcagttctgtagtgagaaaaaatacttttagcattttctgtttaaaaaaaaaaacaactttgaaagaccaattttcttgtattctattttaacaagcatgcttgttcctatagcaacgatttacattccccatatttaaagatgtcgccaaactttgtcgatcaatagacggagaacgaattgaccggcagctatgcagtttttttttttaggtaagtagagattgcccacattaaactattgaagttaaaaaaataaataaaaatgggagcctgaactgcagctttaaggggcgTTAAAAAAATGGCTATCGGGTAGAAGTGCTGCCTTAATGCATCTTATACAAAGCCATAAAAGGAATCATTCAGTGTTGTTCTTTACTCTTTCAAGCAGCAATCTTCCACCCTTCTCGCCTCCAGAAGCCTCTATGAGTTAGTATCGTGCCCCGTTACCTGCTCTTTTTGTTAATGCTTTTTAGTGTTTCAGATCATAAATGTTCTTACTCTCTAATGTCAAAGGTTATCATATTAACCTTtatactgcactgggctctggggaaagTTCCATCTTAACCTCCCAGACACAAAAAGTATCAAATGAAGCATCGgatttacaaataaaaatatccttAGTGAGAGTATAAAGAGAGCTCTTAAGCGAGAACTTCAGCTTTAAATACCAACaatttatatataattagatattacttatatatactgtatatacatttgaTACAAAATATTATGTCTGCGTAACACAGTAGGAAAAATGACATAACCTTGGTACATTTCACCATAACATTACTTGTAATGTGACAAAGAGGCAATGtgggaaaaaaaagttaatatgtgGAAGATCTTCTAAAAGTTATTTTAGCAAAGGCATCCAAAAGTAAATGCActttaaatataaaaattaaagcAGCATTCGAAcgaaacatttttatttacataatTGGAACCATAGGGTGCCGGTGTTTTCCATGGAGATTTCAACATGGCCGTCACTATGGAGACAATAGGAAGCTACAACTTCATTGGTTGCGGCCTCTAATTAGCTGGCGAATCTCTTAAGGATTTGGTGACTGTTTCCCTGCGAGGGGGAACCAACACTGGTGAGCACAACGGTAATGATCTCGGCAACCGGGAGATCCCCAGGGCTGAAAAATGCTTAGATCCCTAGGTCTAAATCATTTAGATCAGAGGATCTCCTGGTTTTaattatgtattatatatatatatattttttttttacacaacaaAAATGACATTATGTGCATACCTGATGCAATGACCACATCAGCTTGAAGTTCTAGAAGTTGTTCTTCTGTAACCGAATCCCAATTAAGTTCAATTACGGACAGTTGTACGCCTTCTGGATTTATTGCACCGCCACTTTCTCCTACACGTTGCTCTTTAATCAGATTATCCATTTCCACACCCAGGAGGTAACCGTTCAGACGGATGTTTTCCTTTAGTTGTTGGAGAACGCGCTGGTGATGGTCACTGAACACATATTTGTTTGGAAAGCAACTCTTGCATATGGCGAGTCCAGTCAGACCAATTCCACTTCCCAGCTCTAAAATGGTTCTCACAAAGTAATGGATTAAGTTAATATTAGACAAacattgtaaaaataaaataaaaaaacacttctATAAATTCCAGAAAATATATATCTCCTGACGATGGTCAGTTGCAAAGACACATTTATGGAATACATATTGAGTAAAATTACTTAAGGCGCCATAGGACACTTTTCGCAGGGTATCTAATTGCTTAACTCTGCTTAGTATACAAGGTCCTTAATATTTGGCTTTTAAGTACTCAAAACCTTACGTTTTACCTAGCAAAATATATTCCATTTGCAATAAAGTAATGCAACTTAGCAGCACCTTCTCTACCATGTTTAACTGTTATTTATAAATGCAATACAAAATATGATGTTAGAATTCAGGCCTGGAGGCCCAATTATGAAAGAAACTCAACAACAAATACTGctgtttatactgtacacaacACTTACAAAATTTGTTAAGTGGTTACAGGAGTTAAGTATACAGCAGCAATTCAAAGTTGCAAGAAGTGACTGGCAAGAAAGACTTGTACAATAGTTAAATGAAAACAGCAAGTATGAATGCATCTTAAAACATGTTGAATTTAAACAATAATTATGTAAGTGTCCCCACAGCCACTTCCCCCTAGGGAAAGTATAAACTATTAAAGCAACAGAAAAATATCGCTTGTATCTGCACCAAAtgtaaaacatttataaagaTTTTTATATTTGACTCAGATTTGCCACAGTAGCTGGTCCCATCTGAGACTGGAAAATGTATTTTGCAGGTCTCTTGCCAACAACAGAGAAAAATGAACTGAGACAGTTGCCAAGTCTGATAAGTcccaatatactgcaagtacatACGGTGGTATAAAAAACAGAACTTCACCAGGCGCTCCCACAGGTGTCAGGGATAAACACTAAAAGTAGCAAAAAATGTTGCAGGGGGAACAGAGAAAGAGTACAAACAGTTAACAGGATGCAGCTCAACCTTCACTGGatcttccttgttgatccttGGGGTGAAAtacagaagtcagggagcgcagttcACAGATGAAGAGATATGTAAAACAGAACACAATAATAGTGCAACCCTGTCTGAAAGGGTTAACCCTAAACAGCTTCACAGCAGAGACATATACATAAGCAAATTCCCTACTGCAGATATAGCAGATAGGTGGGTGGGTTCCTTACTGCAGATATAGCAGATAGGTGAGTGGGTTCCTTACTGCAGATATAGCAGATAGGTGGGTGGGTTCCTTACTGCAGATATAGCAGATAGGTGGGTGGGTTCCTTACTGCAGATATAGCAGATAGGTGAGTAGGTTCCTTACTGCAGATATAGCAGATAGGTGAGTAGGTTCCTTACTGCAGATATAGCAGATAGGTGAGTAGGTTCCTTACTGCAAATATAGCAGATAGGTGAGTAGGTTCCTTACTGCAGATATAGCAGATAGGTGAGTAGGTTCCTTACTGCAGATGGAACCAATGGATGAATCAGCAATGAAATCAATGCTAAACAGCACACGGAAGTGCTCTGATCGCGGAGAGCAGAGGAGCCGCAAGACGCAGCGAATCCTCTGCACTACCAGCGTCACCAGTTGGAACACATACCCCCATTACCAGGATGCTTTCTGCCTTGCTACATGCCCTATTTGAGGGTTTTCCTGTAAGTATGTATTGCCTACCGCTGCTGCGGTTTATTGCACAATAATATACTGTTGTTTGTTACACATTACCTCATTTGAGTGGTTTCTATTATTATCACTGCTACACCAGTATAGCGATTCCTTGCCCTGCCTTCCGTGTGCTGTTTAGCATTGATTTCATTGCTGATTCATCCATTGGTTCCATCTGCAGTAAGGAACCCACTCACCTATCTGCTACATCTGCAGTAGGGAATTTgcttatctgtatatctctgctgTGAAGCTGTTTAGGGTTAACCCTTTCAGACAGGGTTGCAGTATTATTGTGTTCTGTTTTACATATCTCTTCATCAGTgaactgcgctccctgacttctgtaCACCAAGTACATACGGTGTAATTAAACTTTGCTTATTAACACTCCTCACATCTCTTACTGAAATACATTTAATCAAATACATTACATCAAAGCAGATGTTACATTATGTAAAATCATAAGGGGCCAGACTATAGGTTTAGGCAAAGTCACACAATGCAGTTTTGAATTGATTTTTCTGTGGGTATTTTTTCAGCTTTCATTCTAACAAAACTAAAAAGATACAAACTTGGACTTTGTAAAAGTGGCTAATTTTAGCAGAATAATTAACGCGTCAAACGGTATAAGCAaccagggaattataataaaaaCAGAGCTATATTGCAGGTCTGGTGCAGAAGCACGAGGGTGGAATAGTGAGAGTAAATATTTACTTTACACGCGCCATGGTTCAAGGGAAAACATACCTGTTATTGAAAATGTCAACGTTTTCAATGGCCCATTCAGCTAGATAGAGAGCAGCCTCCCAAGTTACCAGGCCAGTAGTTCCTTCGGAGATGATTGCCATATTCTCTGAGAGAGTGACCGAGTCCCCAGAGGGCTGCAACATAAACATATCAAATGGTAGAGGTAAGACGCTGGATAGCACGTATGGTTGTAAATCTTTACCATCACCACGGGTGAAGTGTGTACACCTGAAGTAAACAAATTGTTTGACATtccttatatacacacaaacacacacacagaaaaatctCTAGACACGATTTCAagcagtgtattttttttttgcaattttggAACTGAGCAGAAATATCCATCTCTTTTAAGCAAACAATACCATAATCCTAGATTTTAAAAATGTGTCCAGAAAAAAATTCAATCCATTGACTTAGAGCTCGCAATTACTGTACCATTTCCCAAAGCAGAACAGTTTTAAAATGACATGATTAGCGTTAATATGGTTTACATGGCATTATTACAATTTTAGTGTGTCAGCAATTCCATTTGCACCAAGTAAGAAAAATTAATATATTTATCTACGAGTatgtttaatgttttatttagaTCTTCATTATGTATGTACTGTTTTGGTGGGGCATGAGGACTAGAGTCGTGCAGCCTTGGGTTATATGACAATGTGTCGAAAAGGACAGCTACAGTATATTAGGAGCGAGAATGAAAATAGAAAGAAGTAAACATTAGGGCCAGTGATAGATAAGGGCCCATTTCTGTGAAACGGGTACAGAGACTATAGGATAGCAATAGTAATGGGATATACAGAGTCATGAGGTTTTAGGTCACTCTTGGTTCTAAAGACCCTAATAAATAGCTGACCCCTTCACTGAAGAGAAACCATTTTTGGGTATGATATGTAAAGATACGTTTAGACTGTCAGCATACACTATACAAAACGCCCTTTTCTGCCCTCCTAATGTTTCTTCCGTTTGCATCAGGGGAAAAACTTACAtggcaggtttttttttatttttttttaaaatgtacttATCAAATTATAgagtaatttattataaaaattgTCATCAATGTTGCAAATCTCATCTTGAAAATCAACAGGTGTATATGTCACAAAACGTCCTCTGGTTGTTATCAACTGTTCCTATGATCTCCATAATGAATCCGTTAGTGATACTTGAGGTTAAACAAACATTATTTCCGTTAGCTAAGAATTGAAACACTTACTAGGAAGTAACTTTTATGGCATATTGTGGTCTCTTCAGAGTTTAAAACGTTGGCAAGTGCATCATACAACTCATCCAGTGGCTCTGCTGCTACCGACTCGTGCTGCAGAAAACAAGCAAATCTATGTAAAGCAACATTCCCGGAAATAAATCTATTATAATTCTGTCATTATTTTTACTACAGGGTGCGAAATTGCAGCCTGCCGTCTCCCAAAAGCAGTGGCAAGAAAATAACCAGGATTGGCGCTCAAGAGGAGATAGTGCCAACAGAGACCAAGTAAAAACAGTGTAATACTGACACCCTCTGGTAACCAGGGCTCACTACAATGAATTAACCCAAAGGAGTGCTATTAACATATGTAATAAAACTGAAATGAATAAAGAAACAAAGGATACCCACTCAACCTAGACAAGATGGGAAAGTCTTCGTTTCCCCTGGGACGTGGTGGGtagaggtgacaagggagcgggacacATGCACATGAAAAAGAGGAGAGATCACAgaaatagtacagtactgtaaggattcctgacgaagctagttgtctagcgaaacgcgtagaatcgaggCAGATACCAAGACACGTGGAGGAAAAGACGCCGAGCTGTTCGTTGCTTCTTGTGGTCGCAATTAGGAGCACCTGTGGCGGAGCATCTCTAATCCAAACCTGAGCGCGattcctggagaggaaggggcgTGCACTCTATCCGTTCCATCCTGGTCCCCAGACGCACCTCAACGTGGGATTACTTGTTCGTGTACACTTTATGTGtgaaatgcctttactcactgtttGCTTGTGAGTTTAATCTGtgcagaatttcataggattATTAATTTTGTGCTTTACAGAATTGTACTATTTCTGTGATCTCTCCTCTTTTtcatgtgcatggtgtcccgctcccttgtcacctctacccaccatctcccaaaagCAGGCCACATATATTATAGGCAAAATGTTTTGCCACCTTCCAGTTCTCCCCCAGGCTGCAGCAAGGCCGCATCCTGTTTCCTTCAGCCGGCACGCGGCAGTGATGTCTATCACTGCCACATCTGCAATTGTATGCCACATAATCCCCTGCTATCAGTCACTTGACAAGGCTCTGGAGTGCAGCTTCCCTCCTACTTATCTCCCTTTCTTGCCACACAAATTGTGAAGGGCCGAGTCGTCAAACAGAACGCTGTTAAGCTGCATTgtcttattattataattattattattcagccTTGGTTTAAACAGCACATAGCAAAGTGGGAAGTGCATTGTTTTTTGGAAGTAAATGGGATTACATTTCTCATACTGCAGATCAGATTATTCAcatttgtttattaaactgtgtgCATCGCTTGAAATCTGTTGACTCACATTAAACATTTATCACTAGAGAGAAGAGTCAGTTTGAAGAACAgaatatatgttatttttttatCTGTAAAAAGGCAGAAGCGTAAACACTTCACATGgcataataaagtattttttatagTGTTAGAGGTATATTTCATTTATTGTAAGGTATATAACAAAGTCACACAATTTAAATCTACTCACATTTGCATTTAGAAAGTATAGAGATCCTTCCAGCCTCTTAACCTCAGGGTTGGTAATGCGGTCAAAGAATCCTGCAGCGGATGTGCCGCCTGGTGTTCTCTCCGATGTCCGCGTTCCGCGTATCCTTCAGATACGTCCTCCGGTTGCAGCGTAGAGACGACAGGTAGTCACGTCAGGCTACGCACGACAGCTCTGTTCCTTTTTATGGGGAGTTCCTCCTGTTCCCTCTGTCCCTATTTGTCCCTGTGTAATACTGATAACTCACGCCCCCCCTATGTTCTTTTTCATGTTCGCTTGACAGGATCCGAATTCTGTTTAGGAATGGCACCCTCTTTAATAGCTGCTCTGTTGGATGGGTTAATGTATTTGATTAGATGTTTCTTCCAAGTGAGGAGGTGTAGGTACAAACTGTGGTTTATAAGGGGCCACGTGTTGTTTATTTGACCTACCTCTATAGGGTCTTGTATTTTCCCTATAGAAATAACTCTGGGGTTACCATTGAtctgattattactgctgtgtatTATATCTGTTGGAATTCTGTACCCTATTATGAGGTATGAACGATCTATTTCTTTGTTGATCTCTATTTTATATTTGAGGTATGTTTTGGTTATTCTGGAAACTTGTCCAATTCCTCTCTAAAATCACGTATAAATGTCTTTTGTTTGGTATTTATTCTTTTTTCCTCAAATAGAATGGTCCTTTCTTTTTCGCCTGTGTCTACTTGTATGCAAAATACGTCTTCTTTAAAGACTTAAATTTCCCTTGCATACCatctatatttattttaatgttctCCAGTTTGTTTTCCCTGATTTTGATGAGAAACTTCATTAATTTAAAAGAACAGCCCTATAGCATGTTTTCCCATTCTGCAGTAAACGCTACATCTCGTAGGTCAAAAGGTGGATTTTGGGGACTCTTAATCCTCTAGGGCTACAATTATTTTATATAGTTTTCTAGAGTTATATTATCATACCAATTAATTATTTCTGATTCAAATGCTTTTGCTAGTCTAAAGCGCACGTTGGGGTCTGGTACATCAATGTGCAATATATACAGGGGTCCTCAGCACACAATAAAGGAATAAAGACAAAATCTGTCAACAAGAGGATCAATGTATTGAATGTAATAGCAGCTACAAAATCAACCCTGGCATAAGGTCTGGAGAGTACATCTTGTGGAGAAAAACAgtacagagggagaagaggggaggaaggggaacaagggggatgaaacacaaaaaaaaacaacaaaaagaaGGTGAACTACGTACATACACGTAAAGTTTAAGGTGATAAAAATGTAGGGGGGCACGTGTAGTAATTTTTAATGAAGAATTTTTTGCCTGTTTTCAAATGCTTTTGCTAGTTATCTAAGGCGCACGTTGGGGTCTGGAACATCAATGTGTATAACAAATCCCTCTAAAAAGTCTTGTTCCTTGCTTCTCCAGATGGAATGGTGCCAAAGGAGCGAGTGGCGGCCGCACTACGCTAAATGAGAACACAATATACAAAGAGTCCTAACCTGGATAATCTACCGTGTGTACATGGGGTAATTATGCTTAGATACCCAAATGGATAGTGTGTAAAAATGATtcaaaaaaatatgtattggaccAGACAACAAATAAggttaataaaaacaaaacaaggaaTTAAATGAAATAGCAGGTGTCACTGGTATAAAAGGTAATGATAAGAAGAGGGTTATAGATTAACCCCTTAGCCATACGTATTACAAATATCCAATGAGAAATAGTATATTTGAACAGTTCACTAATCTTACCCCGCAGTGAagctgcgcgtgtgtgtgtgtgtgtgtgtgtgtgtgtgtgtgtgtgtgtgtaagagcggAACAATttattgcagaaaaaaaacaaaagagctACCTGAACTGGGATATAAatttgcttttgtgtgtgtgtctcatacatTGTAGTATTTATCCAGATGGGCCTTCTAATCTAGATGAACATAACAGatattattattaaattattattacaTCATCTTTTAAGATTATTTTGTCCAGTTGTTTTTAAGATTTGTTTGAGGTTTAAATGATTATGCAACATGCATTTTCCTGTTAATATACAGTGTGGTACAACCATATCTTGATAAAATATGATACGCTTACGTAACATGAACCTACCACGTAAGCAGTAGTAACTAGTCTTAATAACAGCTATTGGTTTCACATCAGCTCAGTATATTGGTGCAAT belongs to Ascaphus truei isolate aAscTru1 chromosome 11, aAscTru1.hap1, whole genome shotgun sequence and includes:
- the EEF2KMT gene encoding protein-lysine N-methyltransferase EEF2KMT, producing MRVVSRSVALCVILSRPGTPRPPAPGQPDTPPRPRTPCPPAPGHSGTPCPPPGHPAMEAGEQGPVLWDTFQRCFMAGRRLGAFPWEELEQALRHTPDSLLLRTILQKTILHPLCLTNPPSLQYRRRFLTELIKKHESVAAEPLDELYDALANVLNSEETTICHKSYFLPSGDSVTLSENMAIISEGTTGLVTWEAALYLAEWAIENVDIFNNRTILELGSGIGLTGLAICKSCFPNKYVFSDHHQRVLQQLKENIRLNGYLLGVEMDNLIKEQRVGESGGAINPEGVQLSVIELNWDSVTEEQLLELQADVVIASDVVYDPEIIFSLSQVLKKLFNCKKDGKILEVFVASTIRNLETYNLFQTVLDEAGMRWQVIPYYKKDLFPYDTNCTVEILKLSVKM